The genomic window CACTTACTACTACAGCTGCAGGGGTCAAGCCCCTAACGGAGGAGCCGTCGAAGCCAGCAACCAAGCAGGACAAACCCATAGAGAAGCCGGCCGCTCCTGTTGCTGGGGAGTTTCTATCCCTTAGAAAACGACCAACGCACTGAAGCCAGCAACAGCACAGCGGCAATCTGGAATCGAAACAGGCCACGTCTCTGTCGCCATGCGGAAACCTACTCGCAGGGGAGGGCCTTCCTGTCGCCTTGCAAAAGCGCCACGtgccgctctctgcgagACAGCCCGTTCGTTGTCTCGGAGGGCGGCTAGGGAACCCTGCACGCCCTGGTTTCTTTAAATGGCtcgcacgcagccgcagccgcctgaGTGCAGGTTAGAAATCGCAGCATAGTCTCGTGTGTGGAAGTTTCTCACAGTGCACCACCACTCCCCCGAATAGCTTCAGTATTCTCGGGGCGCAGTCCGCCCCCTGTCTGTGCTAATGAGGGAGGGCCTGCATGTTGGTGTCTGCTCGCCAAAAGGTTGATCACTTAAGGGCCGTTTGCCAACTCCGGTGTTTGGAGCTACAAGAGTCTAGGCGGCGTGTGACCTGCACGTGTCTCTAGTGACGCTGTACTGGCGACGAAGTTTCGCATCAGAGTGACACTGCCCTCGGCGGTGGCAGTGCCCATTTCTGCTCCTAACAGGAATTGCGACTCGCTCCGAACTCGCCATGTTCTTGCGCAGGTGTTTCTATCAAACTTGCTATCCGCCAAAGTTCCGGTTCTCCAGGGCGAGTGCGAACACAAACGGGTTTCGGGGGAACGCTCTCGGCTCTCTCGAACCATCCCCCCCCACCCTCCCCCTCCATTCCAACGCCGCAGCATAGGGTAGCTATCCACTTCACTTTGGCGTGTACACAGATAGGATTTTTCACACGCCACCTcttgcagcagctcctcttcTGCAAGGAAGATCGCTTTCCGCGGAAGAGCTCGCCGCCAAAACACTGAGACGACCTATCTGCGTCAACTCTGCAGAGCCGTCCGTGGCATTACCTCCGAAATTCCTGTGGCGCTACGGTTCGGGCTTGCCAACCGCAGAGAGCAAACGCGAAAAGCTCGCCGAGATAGTGCTCATGCTAGCGATCACTGGAAATCACAGAATCTACGAGTGCAGAACAAGTCGTCAGCGTGTGCGGCGGTGTAGGTAGCACGTGTGGAGAGACTTGGAGGCTTCCAGTTAACTTGTAATGGGGTGAGGGTCGCACTGAGAGGGTGTTGGCAGGCtaaggagagacagcgagacgTTAGGCGCTTTCTCCGTGGGTCTGTGCGTTCAGGGAAACATGTGGCGACTCTCGGTGAAACATGCGATGCGGACATGTGAATCCCATTCACACGGCCGCAGCGTCGTGTAGCTGAAAAAAGGAAATGTGCACTGCGCGGTGTATGACCCGccgtgcagcagcaggcttGGCTATAGGGTTTTAGAGTGCTACAAAAGAGATAAAAACACGTGCTTCAAGCAGGAATGCGTTCAGCGAAGAATGCgggctcgcgctgcggcctcggcgacCTTTACAGTGGCTTTACCAGCACCACAAAATCGCCTTTGGCGTGTCCCTTTTCCTCCCTtacgccgtctctctctcggtaGTCTCGTGAACATTCCCCTGCATTTTTCCTCAGCTTTCggtcgcctccctcccccttCCCACGACGGGTCGCTTTGCCTGAAACATAACGTCTGTGCCCAGCACAAGGTCCCACCCCCGCCAGCCGCTCACTCGAACCCCAGAAACGAAAGAtggccgtcgtcgcctcccgtGACAACAGCCTGAACGACTTCTCGCCGTGTCGCTTCCGCGCTTTCTCCCCCTTCCTCTGTTTCGGGGTCCAAGCGTCTGACAGCCCTCATGACTTGCACCGCGCCCTTGGTGTCGCACCCGAACCCCCAGCAAattcctttcttctctgctaAACCACGCGACCCCATAGCCTctgtgtcttctttctcgctaTCCGGCGTGCGCATGAGATACACAGacccgtcgcccgcgccgccacacACGAGACCCTCCGCCAGAGACACCCCACACAGGAAGCCCCGCGCGGGCCCTCCCAGAGACACTTCGCCCAGAGGCGGGCTTGCCCTTGCAGCCGCGACCTTGCGGAGGTCCCAAAAGCGACAGGCCCCATCCGCCCCTAACGTGCAGACCGTGTCGGGACTGGGCGCCGCACTGTCTCCGGCCAAGAAGAGAATCTCGTTTATCGACCCagcgtgcgcctgcagactcACTGCGGGGttggcgaaggcgcgagggtCCCAGACGCACAACGAGCCCTCTTGGACGCCTCCTGAGAAGACGAGCGGgaccgcgcacgcgccctgGGGAGACAGGGTGTCTCCACCTGTCTCCGCCCCACACGCCGCGTCGGGGGCCCAGAGCCGGAGACAGCCCACTCCGCCCGCGCGGTGCGGACGGCGCCCAGTCCGCGGAAAAGCGGCCGAGACGAGGCGACCAGCGTTGACGTCCCACACCTTCAGGTCGCCGGTCTTCGTGCCCGCACACGCAAAGTCGTTCGCCCAGACAAAgtgcagcagaggcgaaggcggattCATCTGTGCCGAGTCCCCAGGCACGCTCGACAGCGCGGCGACTTCTCGAAGCGTCTGCAGATTCCAGAGCCGGAGAAACCCGTCGTAGCCCGACGTCATGCAGTAGTGACTACATcccgccgtcgcagccgcgcctccagcgccgcgtgcAACGGACTCGCTTTTACtcgccgaaggcgaagccgatgcgccgcccgctgccaGCTGTAGTCCGCTGACGGATGCCAGATGCGCGCCCCTgaactcgcgcgccgcgatgCGGTTCGTggacgcgcggctctcgacAGTTCGCTCAGGCAGCGCAACCGGCTCGCGGCCCTCTCTCGGGACCTGGAGCCcgccggcggtcgcggacgcgccgggaagcgccgcgcgagagagcgagggagcagcagaggaggcggcagcgtgcaccgcgcgggcggcagccgtGGAGGATGAGGAGGCGCCCAGGTACTTCTGCGTGTTCCAGAGAAAGAGCTTGCCGTCCATGCCCGCCGAAACCACCGAGTCGTCCGCGGTGAACGTGCAGCAGGTCACCCAGTCGGAGTGGCCTTCCTTGGGACGGAATAACTCACCGacgagcgacgaagaagaagccacgGGGAGCCgaaagaggcgaagcgcgtggTCAGCGCTGCCAGACACCGCGAACAGACCTGCGGCAACACACGCCGCACGCATCaggccgcagcagaagaaagcgccACACTCTCCACGCGAAGACACAGAGACAACCGGGTTCACAGAAGGCGACTGGAGGAAGGGCTATGAACCTCCATGCGCACATATTTGGTAGCGCACAAGGAGAATAATGTGTGCACGCACACGTGCATATGTCTGTCaactgcagcaggcgcgctgcTTAAGGACCCGACATTCAGCCGCCCGCTTGGGAAACAAGGAGCGCGCTTTtcgtcgcgtcctcctccatTGATCTCCGTCTATCGAGCCCGGCAcacacagacgcgcgcgactcaCGCTTCTTCTTTTGGGCTGCGACGACCTGCAGAGGGActcctgcgaggccgcgccgagccCTGCGCAGCTACGCAGTGAAAAAGAGAGGTCCGCGCTTCACCACAAAACACGCCACCCGACACACGCTGCAGAAGCACACGTCACGGCCATCTAGGCCGGCAGAGACACCTGTATCTTCGACCAGCGGGGCTAGAGCAGCTGTATCTCGCTTAGCCAGGCCCCACCTCTACGCACAcgcggcgtgtctgcgcTCGACTCTCAACCCtaggaaggcggcg from Besnoitia besnoiti strain Bb-Ger1 chromosome XIII, whole genome shotgun sequence includes these protein-coding regions:
- a CDS encoding WD domain, G-beta repeat-containing protein (encoded by transcript BESB_031000), with the translated sequence MPLASSAAANSRRASGTLPAEGASATAPRVSRLSVSASSSPVPSSSPPQGRSSKRRPAPSASGRLGAPPASRCSPMPSGAASSLSSSRRSATSEWHAGSQPPRAPSGEARGGAAIGCDASAHAWLREFAPPLRRLRHRKEVLSEGPTQTQVLPNGHDRSVLCLDVHASGLFAVSGSADHALRLFRLPVASSSSLVGELFRPKEGHSDWVTCCTFTADDSVVSAGMDGKLFLWNTQKYLGASSSSTAAARAVHAAASSAAPSLSRAALPGASATAGGLQVPREGREPVALPERTVESRASTNRIAAREFRGAHLASVSGLQLAAGGASASPSASKSESVARGAGGAAATAGCSHYCMTSGYDGFLRLWNLQTLREVAALSSVPGDSAQMNPPSPLLHFVWANDFACAGTKTGDLKVWDVNAGRLVSAAFPRTGRRPHRAGGVGCLRLWAPDAACGAETGGDTLSPQGACAVPLVFSGGVQEGSLCVWDPRAFANPAVSLQAHAGSINEILFLAGDSAAPSPDTVCTLGADGACRFWDLRKVAAARASPPLGEVSLGGPARGFLCGVSLAEGLVCGGAGDGSVYLMRTPDSEKEDTEAMGSRGLAEKKGICWGFGCDTKGAVQVMRAVRRLDPETEEGGESAEATRREVVQAVVTGGDDGHLSFLGFE